Within the Triplophysa dalaica isolate WHDGS20190420 chromosome 2, ASM1584641v1, whole genome shotgun sequence genome, the region aaaacataaatacacacacacacacacacacacacacacaaatacttaATATTACACTCAACAAAACATTCATACCCTCTTGTCCTATTCAGGGGCCCAGACTCCTCAGGCCACAGGCTcacacaattatttattaaaatgtatataattagGTTTACATTAGGGACAATAACCAAAAAATGGcagatttaaaaaagatatatttattatgtctgaagaaaatattaattaaacacacaaaaaacttttatttttgtaaaaataattattaaaactattatttttgtaaaaataattattcttcAAAGTAACTTTTACAATGATAGTCTATGTATGCCTATATTTCTAAACAGTGAACTTTTAGCAAATTTGCATTAAAGCACAGCAGATATTACAGCTGTGGACAGCAAATCACATTTAGAGCTTTCTGAGTCCTAACTGTTCTCTGTGTGTGACAAGTAGGCGTTTCCTAAAATAATTGGGCACACCACTCACATAAGATTACATAAAATCTGACTAGCCTAAAGCAAACCTAACAAGCATCAAGTTCCTTTGGGACTGTGTAGGTGTGTTATGTTTTGATGTCCCTAGAAGGACTGCACACGGAGAAAAATGCTGTCTCCAGAGGGCACTCTCTGCAAGTCACACACAGGTGACTGGAAAACCACAGCAGCGTGGAAATTATTACACAAAAAGTTAAAATGGCAAATGGTGTTTAACAACATGTGCTGTATAAGCATAGGCCTACTTTGTAATTTCCTTATAATATACcacacaacacgcacacacgctcacacacaatCATTACTGTCTTACCTTCATCAGAAATTACAAACTTTTTAATCAGCCATTTAATGATGTCCACACctgtataaaagaaaaaataataaattgtattaacaTTGTATTGTCATAGTTTTACTGCAAACACATTTAATGGGTAGCTTACTTGGTGATACAATGGCAAATTTGTGTTGAGCTTAGAATTCTTGTGAGCCTACTTGTTAAATCATGGATAATTTCATGTTTTCGAGTTTGTATTCCAACACATCACTGTTACATAAATAGcctaaataatttattaaattgaattgaattaagtGATTTtgacatatatttttttgtcgGGCTAAATAAAGTAATTTGGTCATGCACACGCAGTCCCTGTGTCCTCTGAGAGGCGCGCGCAGGCGGAATAAACATGCACTGTTGGTCTAATTAAAAGAGACCGAGCGCGCACACTGGAGTCTGATTTCACTGCGCAAGCTTCTATTGATTCTCTTTCCTCATGCGCGCGCCACACTTTCCGAGGTGCGCACATAGACTTTACCGGCAAATGCACGATATTTCCACAATAATATCGGGGAACTATTCCTGTCGCGCCTAGGCGGTATCTCTAATCTTGCCATAACATGTCAGTGCCGGGTAAATAAGCGGAACATTGTGAGTCCATTTGGGATTATCCAGTGTTGATAAAGTGAGTTTGATGCACttatggagagagagagagagagagagagagagagagagagagagagagagatcgtcTCACCAGTCATTGCATGCGGTATAACAGTGATAAGAAGACGCTGGTTGCGCAATTTGATGCCCATATCTGGATCCTGCATTGAAATGATCATGCGCTCCATCTATGTGCCAAGAGTTGACAGAAATAGTGAAAGTTTAGTTGTGCTTTAATCTAAAATTctaaatcaacatttttcaatattCTTTCTTAAACATGCAGTTCTATGACTCATAACAACAATGTTCAACTcaataaaaactcaaacttgattttgaaaataaaagagCGAATGTGTTCTTTGTCAACTACTgcataaaaatcataaatgacagcatgcacacaaaaataatgtaCTTTGGTAAGAATACAAAGACAAAAGCTTTCATCCATAGCAGGATATAATTAATAAAACCTCATAATAGTTGATTTGCTAAACAATTGCAGTACATATACTAAAATACTGTTTATACGTTAAATCAATTTATCTATTTTACCACAGCACAAAACTATTAAGATGAAAGAAAACGCTTCCAGGACTCTTTATCTACACAatgacttttttttaagtagttctgtaagaatgacatttttaagtgtTAGCCTACCTTAGACAAGCAGGGCATTTGTTGTCGTTGTACTCCATCCTGACTGAGCGTGTTGATGGTCATGTTTGCAGCTTCTCACTCGAGATGTGAAGTTGGATGCTGATGCTGCTGATTATAATGGAGAGTTGAGTGTGCTGTCAGAGGAGAGGAGATGGGGTGGTGCTTCATTATAGTTCCACATGTCAAGCAGGTAAAGGCCGGCGCCACTCAGTGGTTACAAATGAACAGGACTGAAGTAGTTGACCGCAAGATTTGAGGTTGTTTAAAGCCATATTAGATTTCTTTCAGTTTGTTTCCACAAGGGAATGTGtgtttatctttaaataattataGTGTGTGTAGTAATTATATTAATCTTGAATATTTAAATGGACTTGAAACACATGACCTTTATTACAAGGATAATTGCCATTTCATTGACTATCACAATGCACTATCACTtttcagagagaaaaacaacaaaatacaatccCGTTCATACATCTTGtggtttttgtgtaaatgtattaactCCAGCACGCAGGGGGCGCCCACGAGCTGAGCCACTCGTAACGCAACGACGAATGAAATGCCCATAACGGGCTTCCGTAGTTATGATGCTATGAACAACTTTCACATTGTCAATATGGACAGTTTATTTACAGCTTAGAATAAACGAATAATACGTCTTGTTTATTAACCAGGTAAGATAGTGGTGTTAAGGTTATGAATGAACATGTAATCTTGTAAACAAGAAATCATGTACTTTTGTTCAGAAACAGACAGTGCTTGAAAAGCGTTGTGAAGCGTCGTTTTAGACGGTGTGTGTCACCATAGATAAGATTAGACGTGTTTTCGTCGCTGATCGGAATTAACCTATTCTAATGCAATATGAGGATTTAATACGATCTTAGCACATGTTCCTCGGACAATAATTTCCAGttccttgtttgttttctatacaCCAAAGTGCTGCGGTACATAGTAAAGCGATATAGCAGATGGTAGTGCTTTGTTATCATCAATCCATTAGAAACGCTCTGAAGATTTTTTTAGCAGGGTACCAAGATCCTGATGATGCCTAACTGTTGcttatattaataatgtttcTGTTCTGCAGCGGAGATGAGTGATATCCGCCATGCGTTGCTGCGGCGTGATCCGCTGAGTGCAGCTAAAGAGGTTCTGTATCATCTGGACATCTCTCTGGGCAGTGCGCTGCAGAGCTCCACAGGTCCCACACCTGGACTGGAGAAGAGCACAGTGGACCTGGTAGAGGAGTTCATATTTCATGTCTATAAAGACAGAAACATACAGCCCAAGGTGAGAAAATCGACATAGACTAAgataaaaccattaaaactttATAGCCTATACAAAAAGAGATGGTTTGAAAGACGAAACTACTTGTGTAAATACCATCAATGGCCATGATTTTATTATCTCATACCATCACGGTGCTATATTATAGCCACAGGCTCCACAGATGACGGGTTAAGATTGTCCTGCATTAGTATGGAAATGTCCTTATGTTTTAGGAATTAAAAAAAGGAGACTCTGAGGCTGGTAGAGTTTGTGATGCATCTTTCGTTGTGTTTGGCACAGAGGATGAGCTGCGTTCAGGAGCTCCAGCTGCTTGAAATCATGTGCAGTTATTTCCAGGAGCAAAGCAAAGATGCAATCCGACAGATCATTTTCTCCGCCCTCTTCAGTCTCCAAGGCAACAAGGCTGATGAGAGCCGCAAGGCCATGCTTGGGAAGCTGGTCTCTATGGCGATAGCTGTATCTCGGGTGACCATACTAGAATGTGCAGCCACCTGGCTACAGGTGTGTGGggaaaaagaaagtttttttaacgCTTGTTCAAATCGACTTATTGAGGATATTTGTTCTTCTTTGTGTACATTTGTGAAGTAGTACTGTTAGTATTTTATTGATAAGTTATTACTTAAATGGCATGTATAGTTTATAGGACCTGACACGGGGTCTTGTATCGTCACACAGGGATTTGAAATTTAACAAATAACTTAGATAAACATTGGGAACAAGTATTCcaaatagaaatgtataaaatagtGCGGTACAATATAGTGATAAAATGATGTAAGTGATGCAATGTTTTTGTGCAGCGCACACACTCTGCGTGGTGTGTTCGGTTGGCTCAGGTGTTGATGGATGATTACTGCTCACTGGTGCCATGTGCCATCTCCACACTGCAGAACATCTGTTCAGCCAGTCCCCGATTCTGCTGCCAGCTCATCACTGCAGTAACAGCCCTCTATGACTTCTCCTCAGGTATTGTGCTTGTCGCCATGCAAAACAAGCATTTAAATCATGCACAATTCCGATATAAGGTGCCTAAAACGTCTTTGTAGTGGGGGGAATACATTATTCAGTTTTCagataaaaaatctaaactatgctatattttagcatcttcaaaaTTGCCACCCTTTGACTAGAGTTTGCAAAATCgttctcttggcattttatcatttaGCTTCATGAGGTCTCAATCTAGGAAGCTTTTTAAATAGTATTGAGAAAATTTCAATATATTAAGGGcatctataattttttatttcaaaaaaaaaattgtactgaaagaaaaataaactgtttaactCTGTTGCTTGTAGATGAGCTGACTCCGCCCCCCGCTCTCTTGGAGATGCTAGTTGGTTGGATCACAGAGGATCCCAGACTGCTTCTCCTCACCTTCATCAACACACCCCTCAATTCTAGCCTGCCATTAGGTTGCCTTGAGATCACACCTCTTTTGGGACTGCTCAGATGGTGTGTCAAAGCTCCTTTAGCCTATCAGAGAGCCCGAAAGCCGGCTATGAGCAATGGGCATGGAGAAAGTGACAAAGGGACGGTGAATGAAGACCTGTATTCTAAACTGCACCTGAGTGTCCTTCAGGTCTTTCTCATGCTACAGGTGTTGTATCtggattaaaatattttgtttaattttatagGACTATATAACCTCTATTATTATGTATAACAGACTGTATAAAGACATTAATGTCATCGGATTTTGTCTTGTGGTTTTTGGGGTGTAGACTAAAACCCACAAAACTCTCATTTCTATAGGTCCACCTGACAGAACAGAATCTCATTGGTCGTCTAGCCG harbors:
- the ints15 gene encoding integrator complex subunit 15, which codes for MSDIRHALLRRDPLSAAKEVLYHLDISLGSALQSSTGPTPGLEKSTVDLVEEFIFHVYKDRNIQPKRMSCVQELQLLEIMCSYFQEQSKDAIRQIIFSALFSLQGNKADESRKAMLGKLVSMAIAVSRVTILECAATWLQRTHSAWCVRLAQVLMDDYCSLVPCAISTLQNICSASPRFCCQLITAVTALYDFSSDELTPPPALLEMLVGWITEDPRLLLLTFINTPLNSSLPLGCLEITPLLGLLRWCVKAPLAYQRARKPAMSNGHGESDKGTVNEDLYSKLHLSVLQVFLMLQVHLTEQNLIGRLAVLPVESVAALVEEVSRICEKLTPLPAASQIQLALDRLAQALQVAMATGALLCTREDLRTLCSRLPHNNLLQLVMSGPVVQPPPHSGPFQPNMYPHIHPGRPSPHSPHQSALSSPHSPHPVLSPHPALSPHRPLTPHAALSPHAYHPAAVAFPYRPIR